The DNA region AGAGCACCGCTTCAAGGTTTTTGTGTACACAAGTGAGggtttaaacacaaataatgccaaaaatgttaaactgttTGTGTTCTGCTTCCACTTCTCACAGAGCCTAATATACTactccatctatctatctatcttgcTAGCTAGCTCtgttgctagctagctagctctGTTGATAGCTAGCTATCTTGTTAGATCTCAAGATATCTTGATATCAGCTAGCTAGACAGTCAATTATCTTGATATCTAGCTAGATTGCTCACAAGGaaataaggaaacaaaaaagattgCCAAAGGAGATTTCTGGCTTTGGCTCAACTACATTGCAAAAATACTTTGGAACATGAAGGATATAGGTGTATTgcaacagacacacacacacacacacagacagacagacaaaaaaaaaaacatgttctcgAGATCAGTTTCAGGGAAATGTTTCTCGAGATGAAAATCCATGACTCAGTACAGTTTTTCAGTCACTTTGGTGCATTTCTGGCATCTCTGTGAGCATTTTCACTGTTCATTTCTTTAAGCAATTACTGTAGTCGGTGCCCTGAAAACACCACGACACTTGCTGATCATTCCTAAAAGGCAAATATTCAGGTCAATGAAAGTGTGAGCGTCGTCAAAATGAGAAGTCCTGACGCCAATGTTTGTTAGCAAGAAAgactttttcacagtttcacGGTGATATGTATCTCTGTTGGTGTATTCAGTGCAGTAGAATCAGATCTTGTGTGATACTGCCTGTAAATAATCAAGACAGAGCCATACACCACTAGCACAGCTGTTTGAGATACGGTTACTGTAAGCTGCAGATTGTTTCCACTTAAAAGAATACCAGGGACTAAGTATATatgcttcacatttttattgcatatcattttttggtattttaatttgttcacaACATTGTGCAAAAGCAAAGTACAATCACATGTACAACAAACACTTTGGCTAAACCTGTAGTGCATAGCTATAAATCAGTGAGAGCTGTGAGAATTTgaaagacattttctagaaaaaaaaacgacaaagaaaTCAATTAAATTCACAGATATTCGTTAGTggcacatttttgtttgcaatgcctagaaaaataaaaggtctGCTGGTTGTATAGGGAACGATTCTTCATTCAGAAGTGTAGTTTATGTTGACTGACATTCTATAAGCAAATGATGATGTTACAAAGCAGAAGGTTATTGAACAGAGTTTTGATGATGACGGGGGGAAAAACAGTACAAAATTCAACATATCTAGTTGTGAGTACTGTATTCTGTACGATCGTGCAgaagactttgaaaaaaaaattatgaggATGCATAATAGTAAGAATGTTGCTTTGTCTAGCTGTATTGTATACCTCTGTGCCATACAGACGCAAATTCAAACTCACGTCTTGTTACAagcttttggaaataaaaaacacattttccttctaTAAACCTCTACTTTGGATGTGgtatatgaagaaaaaacaaattacttacCATTCTTGAGCGTAGTAGGTGAGGAGACAATTTagtcttgtgttttattttttgccgtTCAagactgattgtttttttcctccctcaaATTGCTAGAAAAcaattagatgtaaaaaaaaaaaaaaagaaagaagaaagaaatagaggTTCAGCAGGTGGAAAACTGTGACATCTAGTGGCATGTCTAGTGAAACTAAACACTGTAGTCCTGGTGGGGGAAAAATCATGATGGGAACAGCAATGTAGTGCAAACACGAGAAGGACGCTAAAGTGATGCCAGTACTCTCTTTCAATGTTTTGATATGATGAAGCACAcaatattttggttttggaCAAAGGTAGAATTATTTGTTGAGCTCTAAAGATTCACATCTATTTCAATGACGCCTTAAAAATACTATTATGCAAAGATAATAAAAGACGGTGTCCCAGGGAAAAGACATCAGCAAGCAAATTAATAGCAGGCAATGTATTTAAAAGCATGTAGAAACGTAGCTACTATTCAGAATGTACAAAGTTAGAGGACTTGAGCTAGACTTCTGAGAAGTCTTAAGCATCCATCTCATTTTGTCTGATATTCCAAGGTTCATATGGGTGTTGGGCCCGTTTCCAATtgtttatatactgtatgtatgtagCATCACCATTATAACAGGTTTTTCTTCTGCCAATGTATCCAAGAGTACCTCTTCGGCGATCCGCTGAATCTTACTTGGTGATGTAGACTCTCAAGTCtttgtaaaatctgttttttaacatttggaCGGAAGAAAGATTTAAAGACCGGAGAGGGGATTCACTTCTATTTTTCCGTTGTTAATTTGATGTTAGAGTTTGAGTTTGTGGACGAGTCTCTGTCCTTGTCTTGCAGCACGACTTCCGCGTCTTTGTCCTTGTCCCGGCTGTTCTGGCTGTTCAATCGGCTCTTCCTGGTGTAGTCCATGCCCGTGGCCTCAAACAAGCGAGCCATGAACGCCAGGCCCTCCCGTCTGATGTAAGACTTTCCTGCGAAGAAGTAGAGCACCGGGTTGGCACAGCTGCTGATGAAGGCGACGGTGGAGGTAACGGCACGGAATTTCTTCCATATTTTCTCCAACCTTGTAAGACAAGACATAAACAGACGAGTGAGAGTTGGGAAAGAAGcatgaattattaaaaaactGAGAGCCAGACGTCTATACGGCACTTGTTACTCTCcgcatttttgtcaaaaaatcagaatatttttaatggCTCAATACCCTGAACCATAGGACTGGAGTTTCAGTTCGTGAGAGCCGTTCTTTAAGCCAATCAGTTTCTGTCTCTGTCCTCAGTCCATTCATTGGTACCAAAAAGTGTTAATATAATCTTGGAGGACGACAGCTCAGTGCTcgtttgagttgttttttcctttttattctaaGATGAGTGCATTTGCGGACGGGGGATCACTTACAATATTCTTTTTGGTGAACATTCTGGAAACAAAGCCGATGCAACCTGAGGAGTATTAAAAACGACACGATTATTAATCTGCTGATTGAACGTATTCAAAAATGAACTCCCATATCATGCTCAGAAGAAACGTGACGTACTTGTACCATGTTGATGATGTGGTAGGGTAACCAAAACAGGCAGAAGGTCACCACGATGGCCAGAATGAGCTTTTCGCTGCGGATCCGGCGGCGGAATTTAGTCTGCCGGATTCGTCTGAGGATGCAAATGTAACTGACCAAAATGATTCCGTAGGGTACCAGGAAGCCCAAAACATTCTCCAGCATGTACTGCAGAACTGCCTGGGGTACAGGGGGCAAAAGAAGGGAGgaattaaataaagttcataTGTGTCCACAGagctaaaaagaaagaagggatTGTCCAAACTTACATCTGGGTCTTTGTCGTGGAATGAATCACAAACCGTTCTATTCTCTTTATTACGCCTCGCATCTCGATAGATCAGCGCAGGAATTGAGGCAACCATGACGAACAGCCACATGACCGCCAGCACTCGTGTGATTGTCCTCTTGCCGGTGATCACGCTGATGCGCTGGGGCCACACTATCGACACCAACCTGTAAATGCTCATCAGCATGATCAGGTAGATGGAGGCGTACATGTTGGCCAAGCAGAGGTAGAACAGAACCTTGCACATCACAGTCCCCATTTTCCAGTTCATAAAAGCCAGGTAGGCGATGAAGAACGGGGTCAGAGCCATCAGGGAGCCGTCCGCAAGGGCTAGGTTGAGGATGAGAAGGGTCGTGACGGAT from Xiphophorus maculatus strain JP 163 A chromosome 14, X_maculatus-5.0-male, whole genome shotgun sequence includes:
- the LOC102221598 gene encoding leukotriene B4 receptor 1-like; translation: MGSSHSAMQMPHSNSSCAVDESIVSTPASTVTGTLILSIVFLLGFPGNLFVIWSILARARKQSVTTLLILNLALADGSLMALTPFFIAYLAFMNWKMGTVMCKVLFYLCLANMYASIYLIMLMSIYRLVSIVWPQRISVITGKRTITRVLAVMWLFVMVASIPALIYRDARRNKENRTVCDSFHDKDPDAVLQYMLENVLGFLVPYGIILVSYICILRRIRQTKFRRRIRSEKLILAIVVTFCLFWLPYHIINMVQVASALFPECSPKRILLEKIWKKFRAVTSTVAFISSCANPVLYFFAGKSYIRREGLAFMARLFEATGMDYTRKSRLNSQNSRDKDKDAEVVLQDKDRDSSTNSNSNIKLTTEK